The Pieris brassicae chromosome W, ilPieBrab1.1, whole genome shotgun sequence region tgtggtCTGTGAATGCGGATAGCAATtgtgtggtatttttatttggtggGAATCCATATTGTTAGTTAGaaagaatattgtgtttttttataataattttgaatttgtccacatatgtatttttctattattttgttaattgttggcaatatagttattggacgataattattatagatttttttgctaccatttttgtatattggtcGAACTATGCCTGTTTTTAGTAAGTTAGGATATTTTCCAGTATAAATGCTCGTATTAATAAGGTTAGCTATGGCTAcgttgattttattacataatgttttaatatctatagCTCGTATCTTATCTGCACCTGGATACTTTCTGtcgtttaatgatttaattatctttgcaaCTGATTTAGGGTCTGCTGACTGAAATCTCATACTAGTATTTTCTGCATGCTGGTAAGAGCTTTTATCTAACACAGTGGATTTACACAGTTGGTtgatatattactaatactatTGTGGAAGGaagttgcaaaattatttgcaatatctttacatgtaatattttagtttgcaAATGCGTTCTGTATAGCTACGTCCATGGATGATTAATTTTTCCTGTTAGTTGGTTTAATATGTCCCATagatatttaagattatttttattagcttctATATTGgttctaattgttttatttttaattttatttattactttattgacataatttctggttttattatatttttgtttgagtattaagttgtttggatcttttatatattgagtaaaaagtttatctCTGTACTGACAtcctttaataattctattattaatccAATGGTTACTCTTTCGAAGAGAGAAGagatttaagtttaactgtacattcagattttttatatgcttgagttaagttattttgtatgaagttaTATATACCAATAGGACACTTCATTTCTATTGTTGGCTTCCAATCAATTTGCTCTAGAAGgatcgttaatttattattgtcaattaatgtTCTATATGTTGGAACATCCTGTGGCTGTGTTTTAGTGCAAGCAAGCACGATCGCTCGATGGTCCGCTAGTTTTGTGCCAACCGTTGCCGTGTATAGGTCGTGTGTTTGGGATCGAGCGTATATGTGGTCTATGCATGATTTTGTAATGGTTCCTTTGTATAGTTCCGCCCTAGTGTAAGTTATGATCCCACACATAAGGCCTAAACTGTGTAATGTGttgcaatatttatgttttataggaATGTCTagctttagatttatattaacgtCTCCCAATAGATACaagtcaatatttttctgacagttgttcttaataatattatgaagttcGTCAATAAACAGGTTCTTGCTTAGGCTAGGTGGGCGGTAAATAGCACAAATTTGTGCAGTGTATTTTGTCTGAGTTGTGAtagtaaaaagtatattctcgaaatgttggctttttacaatttgcatattaaatttatgtttcttttttacatatactaaGATACCTCCACCATTCCTACCATTTCTGAGTGCCGAAAACATATGGCCATCTAAATTATACAGACAACTGATTCTATCGGAAATGTTTGCTTCTGTAAGCACAATAACGTCAACAGCGCCAGCCGCATAAATACATTGCTCGAGActatcaaagtattttatgattgaccttatgtttatgtgtacacacaatagatttaaatgtCTACTGGGAATTTTACTCACAAAATCACTTATGTTTATACAgtcttttaattaacaaatatcacTAGTTAAACTAtccatcttaataataataatttatatgcatttaatttaGTCAGTTAATTGGCATTCTGTCTTTTTTTTTGCACTTGTATATCCAACACTGATCttaggttttgtattttagtgttttcatCCTTTCTTGCACGCACCATACCGTTTTTAAGCCATACGTATTTATATCCttgtttattctttaattcCTGTTTGGCTTCCCATAAAATGCTTTTGTTGTATTTAGTCATTGCTTCCCTGATGAatactattttgttattgttgggTTCATAGGGGCAAACATCGGCCACCATAGTTTTAATGGTTTTTGCAGCTTTAATCCACTTTTCTTGGGTTGCTTTATCATTAAGTTTTACTTGTATAATGCCCGGTTGGTCGTTTTTACCTTGGTATCGCATTGTGTTACGGATACCGTCGAAGGgctgtttaagttttaatactacattttcaactaattttcTCACATTCTCTTCACTCGCAGGGGGGACGTTTGCTATTTCTATAGAATTAGAAAGTTTCTCCTGTTCCATCTCATGGAAACGCTGCTCCAATGCACCTACCCTCAATTCCAGattgttgtttttgtgtattagttccgtgttttttctttctaaaacttttatgGTGTTTTTAAAGGCATCAATACAACCTAATTCTTCGTCCAACTTCGTACTGTGAAATTGCAGAGATTGGTTGAATTCGTTTAATTCCttctttatagttttttctacTTCCTTGGAAATTTTCTGTATTAGCCCCTTAGTGTCCATAGGTATATCCTCCTCTGCATCCTCTGTTAGAAACAAAGAGGAGTTTCGCTTCGGGGATTCCTGTTGGCATTTCATACAGGACCAGTCCAGGCTTGGGGCCGCCTTTAATGCGGTTATCTGTTTGTTGGTAAGACCACTACATCTGGTATTTAGGTGTACCATTTTTTCACATCGGGCACATTCACATCCAGGCAAAGATTtagaaaaagatttattacatTGGTCACACTTCGACATGATTAGATTGTCTTAAAAGATCGTGTTAGATTATGCGCGTTTCACTCGCACGGCTGCGCTTCGACGACTGACCATGGTAACAATATATCTGTCGGAGAAACACTTTCCCCAGTGACGTCGTCAACAGTGGTTGCAGATTTGGTGGGCGTCATGAGGGTAAAGCGCGAGCACAAAACACGACGATTGtagttttcacaatattttatttacactgatgatacactgatattttatggtagttatttaataataaattataagttttaagaccGAGCAGTGAGTTCAATGCACCAATCTAGCGACAAAAACTCAGGGATCCAACTCGATCCGTCTCCACTTCAAAAAGGCCCCGTAACAACCAACGGACTGGCCTATTTATGTGTTGGATTTGGATTTTTGATTTCTGAGAATTAATACATTCTTTTGTCCATTGAGTCACATCTTTATTCATTCCATGCCATATGCGCGCGTGCCATAGTGACTGACACTGTGTACCGCGTTGAAAGCTGATACGCGAAACTCCCTAGGCATATGGTCTGCAACGTCCTAACGACACATCGCAATAAACACGTGCATTGCAATTGGGTACAACAACCTGCTGAAACATTAGAGACTTCGATTTCAAAAAACCAACAATAAAAAACCAACTCTGGGTCATTACTTTGTGCTTCTGCCAGCTTCTCATAATCTAAATGTGATACATCTATTGCTGATATTCTTGACAAACAGTCAGCAACCACATTATCTATTCCCGAAATATGCTTTATCTCCGAACAAACTGCATTATAAAATCTAACTGCCGTATTCGTCGTGGCGTATCATTTTTTCCAATAGTATTTTTCTGAAGTAAATGTACAATAGGCTTATGATCTGTATATATTGTGAGTAACCTCCTTCTACCCAGTATCGGACATATTTGATGGCTTGGTAAATCGTTAATATCTCTTTGCCATAtgtagaatatttttgttgagCTTCACTTAATTTGTTGGAAAAGAATCCTAGAGGTTTCCAACTGTCTCCTTCTCTTTGTTGCAATACTGCACCCACGATTTTTTCAAAAGCTTCAGAGGTATCTTTTGTCCATGGAATCAAACTAGTGCCTTTCTTCTTTGCATTATGAAGAAACTTGTTTAGTTTTGCATGAATTTCAGCTGCTTTTGGTAAATGGCGTCTATAGAAATTTATCATTCCTAGAAAACGTAACTGATCTACCGTTGCTGGTTTTGGACATtcagatataaatttaacttgaTCAGGCAGTGGTGCTAATCCATCCTTAGAGATATGGTATCCCAAAAAATCTAGTTCTTTCCTTCCGAAGACACATTTCGCTAGATTATTCGTTATTCCATATTTGTCAAGTCGGCTAAGTACTTCACGAACGTGACGTTTATGGTCCGTCTCTGTCGCAGATGCAATGATGACGTCatcgatatatataaaaatgaaacttaGATTTCTCAATACTTCATCGTGTAAAAACCTCTGAAAAGTTTGAGCAGCGGTTCTCAATCCGAAACCCATTCGTACAAACTCATAGAGACCAAAAGGTGTCGTTATAGCAGTTTTCGGTATGTCTCTCACTTATCACGATGTTGTAGTACGCACGTtgtaaatcaatttttataaaccaCGTGCTTCCGTGTAGTAAGTACGTGCAATCTTGAACTCGGGGTATGGGATATCTATCTGGTAATGTTAGCGCGTTAAGTTGTCTGTAGTCTCCACAAGGTCTAATTTGTCCATTTTTCTTTGTTACTACATGCActtaatattctaaaatactatCACTAGAcgttaaatctttaaaaacagCCTTCGTAAAACCTCcaaaaatacacaaacaaaacaatcCTTTAAGACCCATAGTCAATCATATCGACTCACCTACATACAAATTAGCCAAACACTTACGTCTCAATATTATCCCACAAGGGGCACAAGTCCTTCCTTGACCACTTTGCGGAGAGAGCTCTGGCCAATGCCCCGGTTAAACCTCGACTGTACAAGAGATATGTCGATGACACATTTGTAGTACTGCCCAATGACAAAATATCTCCATTTCTGCACATTGAAATTCAATACACaacaacattaaatttattgtcgAACTAGAGAAcaacaacaattttaaatatacgcAAAGCAGATGACACACTAGGTCACACAATACACAGGAAGGCAACCCACACAGATAGGTACCTCAATGGTGAATCCCACCAGCACCCTTCACAACTGCTTTCTGTCGGTAAATGTTTGTTCCAGAGAGCCCAACGTCTTTGTGATGCTGCCCACCTCGACGAGGAACTACAGCATGTAAAACAGGTGCTACCGAAACAAGCTGCGCATCCCCCGGCTGCATCACAGAAACAAAAACAGTTTCCCACCAGCCAGCCTACCTGGCATATGTAAAGGGAGTTACAGATAGAATTAGCCGGATCCTAAAACAAGCttctattaatacaattttcaagccGCATAAGAAGATTCAGCAATTCCTAAGACCAATCAAAAGTAACACCCCGTTGCAAGATGCAGGTATATACAAACTGGATTGCGACTGTGGCCTGTCTTACATAGGGCAAACTAAACGCAATATGTCCATTGTCCAGCAGACTCAAAGAGCACATTGCGGACATAAGACATAGATGACACACAAAATCGGCAGTCTGTGAACACACACTAGATAGGCCTAATCATTACATACGCTTTGAACAAccgaaagtacttgcgaaaggaaaaatattcttcccaagattggtacgcgaagccattgaaataaaaaaaaactccctAATTTCAATAGAGACGACGGccaaaaattatcaaacacctgggatccaataatatccaaattaaaaccccaagacaaacaatccgcgaaaatagaggacaccgtgagtcatttttgcaaaatcCTTtgcaactttctctgcaggtGTGATACTTTtcacatttaacaccttttctcttcagtcaccgtgaccacgcacgctgaaaagcacgcgaaacgtcggaaaaaaattaaaatgtagaattatgtaaataattctaagtattaatacatagcttcaatccgttcaaaaagtgtttttcttaatgtttaaaagctatgttagcaaaagacaatactaagattgtattgtaatttctacttaaatattttgtattgtattgtctacttaaataacattctgctgtcatgttttgtttttcttttgttttatatcttattttttatcagtgaaactttttgtggatatatccaatgtgttaattttttggttttatacttatagagatgtatctgttttgttctaaatgaataaataagacgtccgatgatgaaactcagctgcaggtattaatccgaacgaCTCCTCTGAACACCCTCCAtgataaatgcggtagaagatgcagagtgaccccacatctctacgcaacgccaaaggatcgagccgctcggacagggattggtcatcgacgattcaaAACGCTCTttgttggatacggtcaagtggaaggagctggtactggggagcccccgcccagaggttaGAACAGTATTctatgtggggccgtatttgcgcttacagtgaagtaccgtctcgcgtTGCTGAGCACaacaagctttttggaggcaaatttagcctttccctccaaatgaccgcgaaactaaacgtcgttcgatatgtcaacgacaagtattccgatgctggctgtggtttcaagaagagtgttttcgaagaGAGGAGTAGCAAAAAAATGGGGTTTTTTTTCGCGgcaaacgcgcaaacttgcgtcttcttggggttaaattggacaaggtttagtctaccccagtccgagactccacgtagtagagtttctgacttcagacacaagtttgttccgctactccccagtgctgtcatccgcatagcaatgaatgttgctaagtttttattttatttttttatataaaggcaaacgagcctgcggaacgcccaaaaaggacagtcatcgcagcccatagacacccatttttagtgggtgcattgccggcctttgagggtgGAGTACGCTCGAATTTTGAagaagttgcaacatatcattgcTATGCAGAAgtaacagggtcggggacagaacacagccttgtgggattcacgggaacatgctccgtcgacgacgtcctcgatgctccgatcggccagaaagctggagatccagtcgcataatttctcgggaagcccgtaggctggaagcttcgagagcagtgctttgtgccacacccgatagttggacggatcagagtgatcgccttttttagggatcggatgtatcgaagcggtcttccagttCTTCGGGACactgccgagcgagtacaggtaccggaataggcgcgtcaggatcgactcaggagcacaagtacgcagcacaattggagggataccatccggcctgctcgacttatgaatgtccaaggaagtgctttgcgaacagcacgttgccggaatgtgatttccggcatcgaataatcacaccgcgaaatcgtcggtggtgatctcccttggtcatccaaagtcgagttggacgcgaagagacagcccaagaggtcgaccttctccttcgcagtgtgggcgagcgagtcatcctccctgTGCAGTGGTGCAatggatggctgacaaaaattcccttgtacagctttgccgagagaccagaaggctcgagtccccGAATGGAGTTGgaccaatctctcgccaaatctggcgttGAGCTCTGACTTTACATCAGcaatttcccgtttgaaggacctggaggctgagttatatactttttatgttcgctggtattggcatcacgagatatcgccgcttccgcccatgcattaaatcattctcgctttcgacgcgatgctgccttgcaagaacgcttaaaccagggctgtgacttgccaccgatcggcaccgctgaaaatggaataaagcgttccatgccctgcagaaccacttcggcgacaaaggcagcgacggaatctagagcttccgacgaaaagtacataggcccccaagggtaggacgcaaagaaagaccgcatcccatcccaatctgctgaccgatagtgccaaatacggcgacaacccgaaaaacggggccgaggagggcgcgtagtaggcacagtactccggaccacacaatgatccaatgaacccaatggcgggtcaacagagacttgataggtctccggatgtgaggtcagcagaaggtccaacaaagagggtttatgaccatccacatctggtattcgcgtaatcgcagggaccatttgtgacaggtcgtaagctaaagcaaagtcgtgaaaggatcttcccgcgtgatcggtggtttatCTTCTACCGCTTTTACCaaggagagtgttcagaggagttgttcggattaatacctgcagctgagtttcatcatcggacgtcgaggcagaatacaaaattccacccgtatcacctcgacgtccgccgttccacgactgagcgtttttcaaggcaatttttgccgcgcaccaccgctatgtggaaccagctgcccactgaagtatttccgaaccaattcgacttagggtccttcaagaaaagagcgtacaaattcttaaaaggccggcaacgcactcgcgagccctctggcattgagtgtccatgggcggcggtatcacttaacatcaggtgagcctcctgcccgtttgccccctattttataaaaaaaaaacagggcCACCCAGCGAATTATCGCGGTTGCCCTCGTGCCCCCAGGGCGCATAAGCCAGCGTCTGGGCGCACAGCGGAGCGCAATGCGATCCGTCGTGGCGCGGGAGCAAAGCCCACATACGCGCCGGCCCCACCTCCCAAAAATAGTGCCTGGACAAAGCCCCCCGTTACGGAGGGCCCTCCCCAGCTCACGTCAGAGGCCTTCCCGCCTCTGCCAACAAAATTGGCACCCGTGACGCCTTCCCAGGCGCCGGCGCCGACCCCCGTCATAACGGAGGGGCCCACACTTAAGGTGAGCTCTCCACCTAAAGCCCGCAGCCATACCGCGGAGGCCGCTGCGGAATCAGCCAAGGTCCGCGGCGCCTTAAATCTTGCGTTTAGCATCGTAGACGCGTTAGACATAGACGCTCTTGTCGACTTCTCTGAGCATTACAAATCCGCCAAAAGCGCGAAAGCCTAGAAAGAATTAGTGATCGAGCACGTCCTGCTCCTCAAATCCGTGCGGAAATTTGTGGATTCCAACACAGCGCAATAACTACGCCCACGTCGAGTTTTTCCCCGTTCGCCTCGTAGGAGGCCTCTACACacactaacggatccggacgatccaattaccgtagaaaacaataaattaaatgccgcccgcgtggccaataataatttaaaaaaaaaataacacacagattagggtaaaaaaaaCCGCcatcaccggggaaggcgaggatcTTTACTttgcacttcgctcactccagtgagcttccgtcctgcccttcaggtgattgaccccgcgacggcccaagccgaggttcgagtctcacaggagacgcccttgcgctagtctCGGGACAAAACCCCtctctggccgagctacgctcgccaaaatagcccgagctgagctgtatagcccgagctgagctgtatagcccgagctgagctgtatagcccgagctgagctgtacaGGCCTAACGGCTAACAGCGAGATTTcttctaaaaaaaaagtcaCTGGCTGGGAGCGCATAACAACGGTTTGCTACGTTGCCATTCTTGATAATTTCTTTTCGAACCACTTGTTTATTCGATGTCTGCAGTATACTATGATTGCAAAAACAATTATGACGCTCAATAAAACGGCTATTATCAACATTGTTGTAGTTTGGTAATCCATTGACTGTTGCACTGCTCCACTTTGAGCTATTATAACTTCATCTTTACTGTATGATTTTcccattttaaatatttataaatgagtaAACTGTTTCCGTGAATATTATAAACCAAACTGAAATATATTGTACATTAAATTCTTAGTTAAATGTGCTTACCACAACGTTACCTCGTAACTAGGTGCTTGTTTGCTAAAATAACTAGgctaatatttaaactaattgaAACTCAATTTTGCATTGCGCAATCCAAATACCTATCACTATGCATTTGCTTTGACATAAATTGTAGGTAATGAatttgcttacttacttaaaaaactgtaactccaataaatcttaaattcgATAAACGAATAATACctataatatctaataaaatacttttaacaattaaatcttACTGGTAATTTTACCCTTCTGCCACTCTTTGTTATTTTACCATTCCTGGATGTAGTGTCATGTGTACATTTATCGCTAACAGTTAATTTGTTATCAAAAGGTATACAGTTCTTTTTCAGTTCGGTACAATCGTCATGGCTAGAATCATATAAGAAAAAGGCTGGCTTCAACCTGtctattgatatatttataattctattaGGTAATTGGAcagagtatatatatattgattttaagaaTGAATCGCTTACGATTAGTCAAGTTGAActtgctttaaaatttaatgaaccaATATATACTATTGCTCCCTGAACTGAAACCATCATAGAATACTCGGTACTTAATCCAGAAATAGGTGAAGGCTTGATGGTAGATCAAAATCCCGTCGACTCAATTATAATTGCTGACTGCATTGTCAAGGTGAAACCTAATTCTAGAATAAACATTTCTGTTGTAAATATCTCTGAATCTCCAATTACGTTAAactcaaacttaaaattaaaacttacgcCCTtggaaaacaaagaaaatcaccaaatattcaatatatctcATACAATCCCCAACAATGCCGTTAACAGAACTGAGCAGGTCTTAGACCTTTTAAGAGTCACTCACTTTAATAACGAAGAACgagaaacattatttaatctttGCACTGAATTTTCGGATATATTCCACCTCCCTGAAGATTCTCTGACTTGTACTAATGCTCTCGAGCACCAGATACCAACTTCTTCCTCTGTACCcattaatacaaaatcatatcgATTTCCTGAAGTGCATAAACAAGAGGTAAACAAtcagattaataaaatgcttAATGAAGGAATTATCAAGCCGTCAACTTCTGCATGGTCGTCTCCGATCTGGATAGTTCCAAAAAAGCTCGATGTTTCTGGTCAGCGTAAATGGCGCATTGTTATCGACTATCGCCGATTAAATGATATCACTATTGGAGATTTAGATCAATtgggtaaatgtaaatattttagtacacTCGACTTAGCTTCCGGCTTtcatcaaattaaaatgtctGAAGCTGACGCTCCCAAAACTGCTTTTTCCATCCCACAAGGACACTTCGAATTTGCGCGGATGCCGTTTGGGCTCAAAAATGCCCCTTCCACGTTTCAGAGGTTGATGAATCCGCTCTATCAGGCCTGCAAGGGCTACAATGCTTTGTCTATTTAGATGATATCGTAATCTACTCATTTGATCTCCAAAAACATATGAAAAACCTCTCAAATGTCTTTGACAGA contains the following coding sequences:
- the LOC123718357 gene encoding uncharacterized protein LOC123718357; protein product: MDTKGLIQKISKEVEKTIKKELNEFNQSLQFHSTKLDEELGCIDAFKNTIKVLERKNTELIHKNNNLELRVGALEQRFHEMEQEKLSNSIEIANVPPASEENVRKLVENVVLKLKQPFDGIRNTMRYQGKNDQPGIIQVKLNDKATQEKWIKAAKTIKTMVADVCPYEPNNNKIVFIREAMTKYNKSILWEAKQELKNKQGYKYVWLKNGMVRARKDENTKIQNLRSVLDIQVQKKRQNAN